The nucleotide window tgtcctaccaaatcaaccaaatactgtgcAGTAGGGTCTTTGATGAGTAGATCttgtatctggtccttgatggaggtggctacttcgctcccccttagggtggcgagtaagcacaccgatgctagatcagctctccgactgagcgcatcagcaacatgattggtcttcccacttcggtactccaggttgaagtggaattcagctaggagttcctgccacctggcctgtcgaccattcaacttcggctgggtcatgaaatggctaacaactgtgttgtctgtcttgaccacgaacggggttcccagcagatagtgcctccagaggcgcaagcagtggacgatagccaataattctttctcatgggcaGCATAGCGCCGCTCTGCATCTTTTAGCTTCCGGCACTCGTACGCTacaggatgcccttcttgtagcagGACGCCACCGAGGGCATAGTCAGATGCATCTGTTTGTACTTCGAACGGCTTGGCCAGATCAGGAATGGCCAAGAtggggctactagacatagccgctttCAATGCGTTGAAGGCCTCCGCTCTCTTGGGTCCCCATTCCTAAGGCGTgaccttcttgaggagttctgtcaatggtactgcaatgagggagtagtttttcacgaatcgccgatagaaattgcatagaccaaggaacgccctcaaggcgtggatatccttaggtggcggccaatctgtgattgcctgaatcttctgctggtccatcttgatccgcccttccccaatgacatgtccgaggaagtcaatttgcttttgagcaaaggagcacttagatagcttcgcatatagttcatgctcccgcaatcgagctaggaccttccgcaagtgcatcaggtgttcctccaatgtttggctatataccacaatgtcatccaagtagaccaccacgaattcatcaatgtactcccggaagacttggttcatcaaagtgcaaaatgtagctggggcgttagtcaagccgaatggcataactaggaaatcgtacgacccatatcttgtcacacaggtcgtcttgtgctcatcaccctctgcaatccgaacttgccaataacctgtcttcaggtctattttggtgaacaccgtcgcaccacccagtctatcgagcaagtctgccattagcggaatagggtacttgttcttcacagtaattttgtttagagcccgatagtccacacaaagtcgtagactaccatcatgtttcttttggaatagcacaggggacccgtatggggatttggagggcatgataatccctgtgtctagcatttccgtcaattgtctccaaagctcggtgagttcgggttgtgacattctgtaaggcgcccgggcaggtggctttgcgcccgggcaggtggcttcgcgcccggcaccagctcaatttcatggtccacagtgcgcctaggcggtagtcgctttgccatgtcttgtggcatgacatcttcaaactctagtagtagctccttcacgggttcaggaatgggacccgaggagcattctacatcttcgatgcagagggttgccaggaacgtaggttcgtttcttttgacccccttcttcaactgcaaggccgagatgttttcaacggccatcttcatgggcatgcacgggataacgcagggcttggccccgtttgctcccatcatcagtaacatgtcagcatacggtacaggcatggtgttggtttgcctcaggaattccaatccaactatcaactcgaagtcatctatgatcaccacgcgcaagttgaattttccttcgtaagggccaagcttcatcggtacttctttggctattccacccactggctggggaggtgagttgatagccttgacacggcctctacctttccctacgactagaccaaggcgctccacctgagtcgaggctaagtagttgtgggtagcacccgtgtctaccatggcccgaatgggcttgccattcaccttcatctcaacgaacattaaggtcctctcgtgcttaagaggagtctcatcatccgccttctttttccctttcttggtgacgggacatgggtccttcttcttacggataccagcactagtctctgctaatgcctcagaaatggagccaacaattgcattgaaggcacctacgGGTTCAGTCTGATCCGCATCGTCTGAATCGTCATCTGTCCCATCATCAAAAGTCTGATGGGCATTCATCTGTGCATGTGGgcactcattgttccaatgtggtccgcCACAATGACGGCACCCTGAAGGAGGCTTCCTCCCCCGATCATTGTTGTtagatgcagcactgttgctgcctgtggagggagccttaggtttggttgagcttcgatctcccccacttctgctagggccaccattgctagactggccccctttgaatcccgctcGGGCAGGCGGTTGAGGCCTATCCTTCCGAGCTTCCATTTAATAGTCCCTAAGGCATTCagctgcttggatcgccttgggcagggtatctacccgttgtctttgtagctccatacgggtataaggtttcagcccttctaggaaagtgaagagcttgtctttgtcccccatgtcgcgtatgcttagcatgagcgcggagaattcccgcacgtagtcccgcacagatttggtctggcggagctcccgtagctttctccttgaattgtattcaacattttcggggaagaactgtaggcggatggctgccttcagttctgcccatgtttcgagagcatcttcaccggccttgatggcttcgtatttcacccgccaccagagtttagcatcaccctgaagatacatggcagcagttgctaccttcttagcttcttctaggcccccaacagcatcgaaatattgttcgacatcaaagatgaagttctccacttccttggcattcctagctccactATATGGCTTTGGCTCATGAATTTTCAGTTTTTGTGTCGCGGAAGTGGGGTTTGCAGCGCCCCCGATCATGTTTCCACCGCCTCGCAGAAGGCCCTGTaaagcagcattgacaacattgagcttgtctgtcaagtcatcaatagtttgttgcatagcagtcaccctgtctgcctcttgtgccctgtaagctaaatcctcggcacgctcttgttggagtccctcgaatttgccaaaaatttcggCTTCCTCTGTGGCTGCCCTTTGCCGATCtccctcggagtcacgactgatgttttctatgtcaactttggcctggagcaccctgcggtctaggtcatccaacctttgccctaggctggttcttagttcaggcaccgtatccatgatgggtagtaatccgtcaaccgtctgttcaagggccgcaatgcggtccccatgatatactatggtcagaaatggtggtaatggcaatgcgttccctcgtccgatgtcgagcctaagctctgataccaactgttacgcggcgccttcctgagattccttggaagggcgatgTAAGGCTAAGAAACTGATGTCAATGCAGTtgttgtccgccaactgaggtcccctccgtacgctagactagattgtcagtgccgtacgggaaaaccaatgtcaagagcaattgagagaacaggaatgagaattgagaatgaaagaaagcttgattgcattaatgaaagctattacagaaaggcaacgcggtgtcgagggggagagacaccagtacagagaattgtttgcttgctagaaagtttgattgcttgatccccctaataatgctttaaaaaaaataatccaaagctacaagactaggcttgattaagctagagaaacataatggaagtacatggaataaaactactctatatttacaatgaaaaagacttagtttgttataaggcagaaaacaggtccgttgtcggcaacatagtctttggcatcagggtctgcgcgcgcggcgttgtctgcgcgcgcggcgctgttggcatctgcctgcggttgggcgctggcgagggatatcggtagggcgacagaggcacatgcgcgcttgtcacttggcgcggccaagaccacggggccgtcagtggtgctaggcattggaaggcttgctaggacgccacggggcgcgcccaaggggtcatgggacacggctggaaagccgcccatgacattacAATCGACAAAACATAACCAGAAATTTCCTTGCTCTAACTTCAAACCGTCTATGCGTATTAAGGAAGGAAAAAATTAGTTTCCTCCTTGTTTCACTATTGTTTCGTCCTCTCTTCACATTTTTTGCGTTTCTTTTTAATCTCTCAAGCCTCTCTAGGGTTCAGCTTATCTTTAAAGTAGGGGTGAGGCGTTGGGTGGTCAAAATTTAGCCGACGAAATCGCCGATTTACTGCCCATCGGCGTTCTCTCTTAAAGAACGAGGGAGAGACAGAGGGAAATCTAGACAGGGGGTTGACAATGGGTGTGTTAATGGTTGAAGAAGGTGAAGTCAGGGGTGTGGGTTCTGATTTGCGGCGCTCTTTCTGTAGATTTTTAGGCCTTTTTTTGGTGTCCCTATATTTAGGTGTTAAGTACTATTATATAGGAGTAGGGATTAGGTTatgggtatgggcctaggaatgaTGGGCTAGGTAATTGGGCCAAGACTAGAAAAATGGACTACTAGATTTATAAAGACGGGATAAACCAACCTAAAACTAATTCCTCCTTCTAAAATTAtgtacaattataatataaaaatataaaactaattttaattaattgaactaaactataaaacatagaactatttttttgtgttttcaagattatataaaaataaatataaggtactatttttgtatattttttatttaaatttacgaaaaatacgtaaactaaaatattttttgtaattttcatttttgtgacgaaataaagtaaaagcgtcaaaattagctgaaatagcaatattaggcctaaactaaatatttacatgctaaaatgggtgaaattttggggagggttaaaaatcacatgtctacacttgGGGTAAAGAAGTTGTGGTAATGCCATTTTCATTACAGAACTCATCAAATTtagcattgtcaaattctgttctATGATCTGATCTGATACATGCTACTCTAGACaccatcttcacctggattttcttcataATAGCCACAAATACCTCAAAGGGTTCATCTTTTGTTCTAAGAAATAGAGTCCATGtaaatctggagtagtcatccactatcacaaagatgtatctttttcctcccaTGTTTTGCACTCTCATTGGGCCACACAAATCCATATGAAGAAGATCGAGTGGTTGTGAGTTGCTGATATCCTTTTTAGGCTTAAAAGATGACTTCACATGCTTTCCTCTAGCACAGACATCACACACTTTCTGTACTTTGAACTTTGACACGGGCAGACCACAGACCAGGCCCTTCTAAATTAGTTTATTCAGAAGAGCGAAGCTTGTGTGCCCCAATCTTCTGTGCCAGagttcaacatcatcatcaacaactttagacaactcagatcaccactttgtatatactcgaaatcagcaacatagatgttcttgtatctcttggccacaagtatcacttcaccagttaccagattagtaactgtacatatcttggacaagaactccaccttgtttcctttatcacagatctgagagacactcaagagactaTACTTAAGACCATTAacatagtacacattctcaatagagtgagtgagtgatttcccaaattttccaactccaagaatgcacccctttttcccattgccaaaggatacactccctttTTTGAgcatccactatccatgaaccattgttgactgcttccgttcactgttccctgcacaaggaaatcaagagttagttttaggaacccaaataAGTTTGGGCCCTTGTATtaggcaagaggatgaataagagctctcttagtccatgcatGTAATATGCATTTTTTATGGGTGGCACTTGGTCCCTTTTTAGTAGTTAAATTTTCAACAAAcactttatttttataaatagaCTAGACCCTAGCTTGATAATTTTCCTTGAAATGCTCGTtattcccacagtgggtacacagCCAGTTATCTAATATAGTAACATACTTGCTATGGGGGTTGTAAGGgattttctccctttggaaccctattCCCTGTCCGTTTCCACCATTATTAACATACATGGCAGTGAtagcttctgaggaccaggtccactttatggacttttcaagatcattttttactctttccagtTCAGTTTGGAGATGCTTGTTTTTCTCAGTTTCAACATACAAGCTAGTTCTCACAGCCTTTAACTCATTTTCAAACCTAATATGTGCCTCACTGGctacctcttttccttttcaagaaTTTCCAGGTTTATACTCAGTTCTTAATCCCTCTATTGTTTCCCTCAGGTCTGCAATTACTACCAAGAGATCATCTTTTTCTTCCTTAATATCAGTCACTCTCTTCACTAAAGCCTCTTTTTCTTTACTGAAGTTCTCAATGGTTTTATTATAGTCAATAGCTACAACCACAAAGTCATCTCTTTCATGTTGTATGTTAGCAATTTTTTCGGTTAAAACAATTTTTTCTTTCTCCAACTCACAAAAAGTTTCCTTTAGATCAACTACATACaccaccagatcatctctagtttgttcagcttctcctagCTCTAAGGTCAAGGCATACttatcctccacaagactatgataggcatcaatcaatacactagctaaagacatgagtttcttaggagagtAGAATTTCATATTTCTCTGAACATACTTGAAATTTACCTCATTGTTTTCATTGTCTTCATCGTCATCTAATTGGGACATCAAAGCAAATATTGAATCATATTCATTTTTCTCactttcaactgccatcatggagtTGTCACTTGCATCTgtttcatcttcagactcactagaggaatctccccatgctgcaagagcctGTTTCACCACATTGTCAGCGGACCTCTTCCTTTTGAAGTGCTTGtcaggaaccgggttcctcttgGATACTTTCTCAAGGTTGTACTTGGAGTGTTCTTGCTTCAGGAAAGGACAATCTTTGATGAAGTGCCCTGGATTTCCACACTTGTAGCATAGATCAAAGTTCTTTGGTTTGCTGGAGTTGCCCCTTTTTAGTATTCCTacatttcttctgaccatcttcttaAACCTTTTGGTTATGTAAGCCATGTCACTGTCCTCCTCGCTCGAGTCATTGctttcagctttgagtaccaggtttttttctttctttggttctcttctttcactgtctatcttcctcttcatctcgtaggtATTCAAATTTCCAACCAACTCGTTTATGGTCAGCTCCTGCAGGTCCTTTGcttcagtaatagcattcaccttgctttcctAAGAACTGGGCAGGATACTAAGAATTTTCCCCACTAGCTTGTTCCTAGGAATGatttcaccaagtgagtgtagCTCATTTATGATAGaggtgaatcttgtgtgcatatcttgaatagattcatcgtcTTTCATCCTAAAGAGTTCATACTCAGTAGTGAGCATATCAATATTAGATTGTTTTACTTGAGTGGTTCCCTCATGTGTTatttgcaaagcttcccatatcttCTTGGCAGTTTCACAAGCAGAGATTCTATTATATTCATCAGGTCCTATTCCACACACCTAAATTTTATTGGCACGAAAATATTTCTCTGCAGCTTTCCTGTTTGGGTTAGTGTATTCTTTTCTGGTCTTTGGCATTGTCAATGGAAGGTCTCCAACTACCTTTGTTGGGATATAAGGACCATCACATTTGACATCCCACAACTCAGAATattcagccatgataaaatcatgcattcttgccttccaccacccatagtattgccCATTGAACCTGGATGGTCTGTacgtagattgaccttcttcaaaatttagtGGAGCAGTCATAAGGATCCTTCCTatgtgttagcctgataggagaaacccgctctgataccaattgatagtttatatgagtccccCAAACTATAGACTACCAGGTCCACTATGAGTTTTCACTGTGAATACTaataaaacagtaagtaaataagacagggagaattacgtggaaaaatccatgctcaaggggataaaaaaccacgacctacactggcaggatttcaacttcactatgagaaacttttagattacaacctatacaatctaaaaattaaactcttaatccctgactaacttgtaatacacttattacaagccactttgcaatacacctattacaaagacttcaactcatgactaactctagtcacgacacaaacacaaagggtttatggttttacaaaggggttcctaagtaatgtttctagctaagcaatttaggaattacaatgaagaataattacaaagttacaactcaactaaggacaacaaaatattAGATTTGGGAACTGGTCTGTAGTAGCATTTAACTTTGTTCTTGAGGCTCTTGCGAATTTAGTTCACTTTCTCTGAAGGATTGAAAACTTGAAGTGACTTCTCAAgtattcaagtgatgttttgttgtaataCTCTTGCTAAAATGCCTTTGATGGCATCATATGAATGATGTAAGCAATTGgttggtcaaaggacaagtgacTGCAAAACTGCTGCATTGTGTGCACTGTTTCTGTAGCAGTCACTTTCCAGCTGTGCTTAGTTGACTTTCGTAGTGTTGTCAAGGAAACACAAGGGATCAAGTCCCTAtcttatttctctattttctacaCTTGCAGCAATTCACATTAGCTGGAGTTCTGGCTGGAATACGTTCATTAACAATGTGTACCAAATGTGTCAgtttccctatctggttctttacaataagtttgttagatcatccaAAACATAAGTTAAAGAAATTGAAAACCCATcaaagataacaccaacaacacaagaacacaacaataacatgatatatacattattttccaatCTTATATACACCATAAAATACAACAAAACAATCCAACACACCCcaatctcttcatacacaaaacgaccatCGTAGTAGTGTCAAaagacccgaaaatgttacgacgaatgACCAGCCCACCACCCTGCATTTATGTGGTATTTATCCAATCcattcctcctccaaaactccataaaacagtagtaaaacacgcaacTGAACAGCAACACAAAAGAGTCCACAAAATAGTCCGTTACAAGTGAAAatctcgaactcacggcttccgatcaccgtcccatgAGTTCTTACAATTTTAGAATGGCTTTATACACATAGCCAAAATTATATGAAAGAGAGAAGTAAAATTACCTTATTTGTTGAATAACACAGCTCTTAtcctggttcttcaaactcaaggtTTCGCCtctaacttcaacttgaaaagGAGAGAAATTTAATTAGGGTTTGTGTTCAATTTTTGGGAGGATGTTTGCAGGGGTTTATGTCTGGTTATTGTGCCCTATTATCAATGTATTACATGAACAAAAGATTCCTTTAAAATGTCTCTTTGGACGACCCAAACTGGTCCATTTTTGGACTCTCATTTAAGCAAgcaggtgacacacctacttgtcacctagcagcctGCGCAGTCTTGCGAAAATGCATATACCTCTCTATTTTGATGACATATTGACAAATCGTTTAATGGGTTATAAAATAGACTAATATATCTTCAGTTTAATGGGTAGAAGACCCCGtaactctaagtatattgggagaaaatcgcAGTTACAATTGACCTAAATTTTAGTAAAACCTATGaacgtaacttgtgatgactttcatccacttttgttccacaactcacttggcatcaaaacataacacatgactatcatacgactaacataactcataacataacctttttatcattttaagcaccctagtctcaccccaaaagtacatgttatacattcccaacttgtcgactttcgatgaaacattattttctttaattacttagcttctaaaccttccaaccctctttaTACTTGTTGTACATGATCTTCAATATATGTAACATCTGAGGTAACATGATAACTTACTTGATATACTTCCAAAGATGAACTCATTTTTGGTCATACATTATTTTACTTACGATGCACTTTTAAGTACAAAAACATAGGGTGTACCAAGTTAACTAAGAGTCTAAACTATCGACTAATGACAATGCTAAGCAAAGGAAGTTATCAATTGGGAGAAGATATGGTTGATAGGATATGTGCAAGATAAATGTTTTGGATTTAACTTTAGATAGTTCACTTTTgatgttcaagtgagtctctcgaattcacttgGTTATTAGTTTAATTGtttagtagaaactcctctctcgattatgTCTCAACCTTACACGATGAACCAATTTTAAGCACGTGAAGATATGCAGCAATTCGTAATGGATTGGTCTGtaggagaacctctctcgattatcctcctaaTTAAGTTTAATCAACAATTTAACAAGCCCCTTCtgattactaagaagaattaatgacTTCAACAAACAAAATATAATGCAAcaatatcacaagttatgcctctcttcaattcatgaacaagtgaatatagatgcaacagTTATTAGATCCAaaataattcaatacataaaactagagttaatTATCCACAAACAAGTATCAATACACTAAATTCAGCAACCCTAAAGAGAACTACTCCATGGATATGGAGTAATTCATCAAAATAATGTTTAAGTTAAAGGAAAACATAGAACAATCCAAATTCTTGTCTTAAGTGAGAATTGAATGATGAAATCCTTGAGTTTTTGCTTTTCTAACTCCTCCTTGGCATACTTAGGtctaagatgtgtcaaaagtcccaaaaataatatttttccgtgtatatataccaagtagggttgggtcCAAACAAAAACACCTTTTTATATGCGAAATAGTACAATTACTCTACAAATTTGCACAGGCATGCCTCATGGGGCGATGCGCCATGCGGGGAATTTGTGGGGAAGTTCAGAGAGTTGATTTCTGACAAACTGCAGGAATTCATGCACCGCCCCACGCACCGCAGAAGTTTGGAATTTTGaaaaatgtaaaacatgaaagttgtatcccttttaaATATCTTTCCAACTATATTTGTGGAGCCTAAACAGATTTCTGAGTGAAAAGTTTTGTGCATTTTTGCTATACAATGCGCAGTATGcctgctcgattcttcgtttcgttcTTAAATTGCACTATCATTCGTTGATCCTTGATCACAATCCCCACTTAAtccttgagcttttactcagacttcaaagctccagaatagcttgaattcatttcataa belongs to Nicotiana sylvestris unplaced genomic scaffold, ASM39365v2 Un00070, whole genome shotgun sequence and includes:
- the LOC138884855 gene encoding uncharacterized protein encodes the protein MEENKKVLLILGRPFLAMGRNILDIHDRKLILRVGDKTVTFETNMEKGVKQEKPATSVKWKESKVNAITEAKDLQELTINELVGNLNTYEMKRKIDSERREPKKEKNLVLKAESNDSSEEDSDMAYITKRFKKMVRRNVGILKRGNSSKPKNFDLCYKCGNPGHFIKDCPFLKQEHSKYNLEKVSKRNPVPDKHFKRKRSADNVVKQALAAWGDSSSESEDETDASDNSMMAVESEKNEYDSIFALMSQLDDDEDNENNEVNFKYVQRNMKFYSPKKLMSLASVLIDAYHSLVEDKYALTLELGEAEQTRDDLVVYVVDLKETFCELEKEKIVLTEKIANIQHERDDFVVVAIDYNKTIENFSKEKEALVKRVTDIKEEKDDLLVVIADLRETIEGLRTDLYVETEKNKHLQTELERVKNDLEKSIKWTWSSEAITAMYVNNGGNGQGIGFQREKIPYNPHSKYVTILDNWLCTHCGNNEHFKENYQARGTVNGSSQQWFMDSGCSKKGVYPLAMGKRGAFLELENLGNHSLTLLRMCTMLMKVCDVCARGKHVKSSFKPKKDISNSQPLDLLHMDLCGPMRVQNMGGKRYIFVIVDDYSRFTWTLFLRTKDEPFEVFVAIMKKIQVKMVSRVACIRSDHRTEFDNAKFDEFCNENGITTTSLPQV